TTTTCCCGACGATTCCGGTCCGAATATTTCTATTACCCTTCCTTTAGGGATGCCGCCTATGCCGAGCGCAATATCCAACGACAGAGAGCCGGTGGGAATAGACTGTATATTTTCTGCCGGCGGCTTTCCGCCGAGAACCATGACGGCTCCCGCGCCGAACTGCTTTTCTATCTGAGCCATAGCAAGGTCGAGCGCTTTCATTTTTTGCTCATGGATAGCGGCGTCTTTTGCGCTTTCTTTAACGTTTTCTTTAGTTTCGACTGATTTTACTGCCATAATTTCACCTGTAGATTATTTGTTGCGGGGACGGAATTGAATTCCGGCACCACTGTTCAATATAATATATTAAAAAAAAGAAAGATTATCAAGTTAAATTTTTGTCATATTTTTGCCGCTTATTTCGTTTAAAAGCCTGTAAATCCAGAACAGCGCCATTTTCGTCGTATAAGATTTTATATCGGCACGCGAACCGGAAAAAACATATTTTCTGGACTCTTTTATTTTATCGCTCGATAATGCTATAAAAACCGTTCCTACCGGATAATTGCCGCCGTCGGTACCGGGTCCCGCTAAACCTGTAACGGCGATGCCTATATCCGATTTTGTTTTTTCCCTTACTTTTTCTGCCATTTCCTCTGCGCATGCTTCGGAAACGGCGCCTTCTTTTTCTATAATAGACGGATCTACTCCTAAAATATCGGTTTTTGCAAAATTTGAATATACTACGCCGCCGTAAAGAAAATAAGAAGATGCGCCCGGCAGGTCGGTAAGTTTGTCGGAAATATGCCCTCCGGTAAGGGATTCCGCCACGGATATCTTAATTTCGTTTTCCTTCAACAGATAAGAGCATACTACTTCAAGTTCGTCTTCGTCATAACCGTAAAGATAATTTTTAAAAATTCCGCCGGTTTTTGAATCTATTAACTTTATGTTTTCATTGAGTTTTTGGGTTGAAACGCCGTTTACCGCCGCGGATATAATAAATTCCCCGTATGAATATTCATACGTTAAATTAACGTCCGAAACCTGTTTTAATTTTGCAAAAAGAGCTTCAAACTCTTTTTCTTTTAAACCGAACAGCTTGTATTTTCTAAATTTGACGAAATAATTTATACCTAATTTTCCGAGCATTTTACCGAGAACGTGATTTTTGAACATATAAACCGCATTATGAGGCTCTAAAGGAAACGCGGCTATAAATACGGGTTCGGTAAGATAAAAACCGGATATGCCGGAATTTTGATTCGGCACGATAAAAGAATGGTCGGGAAAATAACATGCTTTTTCTGCGGAATGATCGAAAGATTTTTTGTTCGATTCGTAAACTAAAGCCATCAAGTCTGCGGCATCTTTGCTTCTCGTCCGTTCTTTCTTCAAAACGGAGCATATTATTTCGGAAGTCAAGGAACTTCCTTCCTTTATGCCTCCGCATATTATTACGAAAGAATCTTCGGACGTCATATAAGATACGACTTTAGATATGCTTACATCCTGGTTTTCCGGCATAATTACGGCTTCTTTGAAACCGAGTCCGTAAACCGAAAGCACGTCGGAGAGCTCTTTTATTATTTCGCCTGCCGCGGCAAAATTTCCGTCGTCCGATATAACTAATATTTTTATGTCTTTCATATTTCGTTTTGAGATGTGGCGGAATTGAATTCCGTACCCCTTTACATTTTGTGGCAGTGCTCTAATTGAATTCCGGCACTACTTCAGATAATTAGATACCTGCTATTATTACGATAGCTATTCTTAAAATTATTACGGAAAAAAGGGCGGCGGCGACGTCGTCCAGCATAATGCCTAATCCGCCTTTAATTTTTTTGTCTATAGTTCCTATAAACAGCGGCTTCGATATGTCGAAAATACGAAAAAGAAGAAGCCCAAGTAAAGAGTATATCAAAATATGAAAAAAATCGAAATGCATCCATAATAAACCGGACATAACTGCAAGGTAGCCGAGAACTTCGTCTATTACTACGAAAGGCGGGTCCTCTAATCCGGATATTTTAGAAGCCTTGGAAGAAACGTAAACCCCGGTAATAAATATTATAATACATACTGCGATATAATAAAAAGGGTTTAAAAATCTAAGCAAAAATATATACAGCAAAAAAGCGGCTACGGAACCGGCGGTACCGGGACCGTAAGGAAAAAATCCTGCGTAAAAAAAGGATGCCGCAAAAATAAACGGGTTATTTTTTTTAAATTCGTTCATTTTATTCATTCCATATGTTTACGATTGGAATTTATACCTCCTCATAGAAATATTCAGGAGTATTGCTACCGCGGACATATCTACGACGAGCGACGTGCCGCCGTAGCTGAAAAACGGAAGCGGGACGCCTACTACTGGCAAAAGGCCGACGGTCATAAACATATTTATTATAGCATGAAAAGTTATAATGGCAAGAGCTCCGCCGCCGAGTAAAAAACCCTGAAGTTTTTTGGCTCTGTAAACTATCTTAAACCCTCTTATTATAACTATAAAATAAAGAATTATAAGAACTAATCCGCCTATAAAACCAAACTGCTGCATATAAGTCGAAAAAATAAAATCGGTATGCTTTGCCGGCAAAAAATCCAAAGTGCTCTGGGAGCCGTTGCCGAAACCGTCGCCGAAAAGCCGTCCCGCTCCCACGGCTATTTCCGATTGTATAATATTATATCCAGCTCCGAGATAATCTTTTGCGGGATGCAGAAATATCAATATTCTGCTTTTCTGGTAAGATTTAAGCCTGAACCATAAAACCGGACCTGTTACCAGAATAATTCCGGCGAGTATAAGCATGGAATTTCTTTTAATTCCCGCCAAAAAAATAATAATTAACCCTATAAATAAAACTATAAGGGACGTTCCTAAGTCCGGCTCTTTAGCTATTAATAAAACAGGTATCAATATCATAATAAAAGGTATAATAAGGCTCCGCAGGTTGTAGCCTTTTTTGTTTTCGCAGGTCGTAAAATATTTGACGAGAGCGAATATCAGGGCTATTTTCATTAATTCGGAAGGCTGAAACGAAAGTACGCCGAGAGAAATCCATCTCGAAGCTCCGTGGGTAATTCTTCCTTTTACTAGCACGATAACGATAAATATTAAAATAAATCCGTATATATAATACGCCGCTTCTATCAAAGTATTGTAATCTATGGATATAATTAAGGCCATTATCAGAATAGACACTACAAACCATACGAGCTGTTTTATGACGTACGGATCGAAAAAATCTTTGTGATGTATGCTTAAGGAACCGTAAAGATTAATAATACCTAACGAAAAAATTATAATTACCGTAAAAAGTATTATAAAATCGAAATTCTGCGTATATTTATTATTTAATATTTTCATAATATATTTTCATAATTTAAAAACTTGTATATATAAAACTCGGAATATTGTTTTTCTTGCTCTTTTTATGATGTTTGGACGGTTTCCACAGCCCTTTCTGCTCCAAATATTTTTCCACTATTTTTTTTGCTATAACTGCCGCGTTTGCTCCGAGAAATTTAGCATGCATATCTAAAACCACGACGGCGATTTTAGGATTTTTAAGCGGAGCAAATCCGACGAACCATGCATTGTCCCTGTATTTTCTCGGCACGCTTTTAATGTCGTAAATAGAATAAGTTTTCGATATGACCTGCGCCGTACCGGTTTTGCCGCAAAATTTTATGCCCCTTATTCTGGCGTTTACGGCCGTTCCATAACTTTTGCTTACAACTTCGCAGAGACCTTTTTTAACCGCATCGAGATATTTCTTTTTTATATCTATATTCCTTATAAATTTCGGCTTCATTGTCCTTAATACTTTTCCTTTCTGAGAAACTATTTTTTCAAGTATATACGGTCTGTAAAGTTTTCCTCCGTTAGCTATGGCGCTGTAAGCCATAACAAGCTGTATCGGAGTTACAAGGTCGTAACTCTGCCCTATGATTGCCGACAGGGTAGAACCCTTATACCAGTGCCTGCGGTATCTTTCGTAAACTAAACGTTTGGTGGGAATAAAACCCGGATTTTCCCCCGGCAGATCTATTCCGGTTTTCTTTCCCAAACCGAGTTTAAAAGCGTATTTCGCAAGCTGGTCGATGCCTATCCTGACGCCTATGGAATAATAATAAGTATCCACGGATTCGGCTATTGCCTTATACAGATTTATTTTTGAATTCTGATAAGGATTCCAGTTGTAAAATACCGCATCTCCCAATTTAAAAGTCGGTCCGGCATAAATTTTTTCTTTAGGCGTAATTATATGAAGGGAAAGAGCGGCAAGAGAAGCCACGGCTTTAAAAGTCGAACCGGGCGCGATTGCGTTCTGGATGGCCTTGTTTTGAAGCGGATGTTCGTCGTTGCCGATAATTGAGCTCCAGTGTTTTTCGCTAATGCCTTCCGAAAAATAAAAAGGGTTAAAGGAAGGGGTGGAAACCATAGCGAGAATTTTTCCGTTTTCGGGATTTACGGCTATAACCGCTCCTTCTCTTTTTTTCATAAGTTTATAAGCTAATTTTTGTAAAGTAAAATCAAGGGTAGTATATAAATTAGCGCCCATTTCCGGTTTTTTTACTATAACCTTTCCTATAGGTTCGCCTTTCGAGTTTACGACGATTCTTTTTTCCCCGTCCTTTCCGTGCAGATATTTCTGGTAATAGTATTCAAGCCCTGTTTCGCCGATAATGTCGGAAGAATTAAGATATGAATATTTAGCTTCTTTTAGCTGGACGGACGACACCGGACCTACATATCCGAAAATCTGGGCTCCCATTTTTACGTAAGGATAATGCCTTATGGGAATCTTAGCCACGAAAAAACCTTTTAGGAAGAGTTTGTTTACCTCGAATCTGGAGAGTTGTTTGACGGAAATATTCCGCATAATGATAATCGGTTCGTAAGGCGGAAGAAATTCTTCTTTTTTTACTTTTTTCAAAATATGCCGGTAGTTTCTATGCATCAGTACTGCAAGAAATTTTAATTCCGACCTTACATTTTTTACCCTCGACAGCGTAACGGCTATATTAAAAGAAGATTCGTCGTCGACGAATATTTTTCCGTCCGAAGACAATATATCCCCTCTTGGAGCCGCCAGATATATAACTCTCGTAGCATTATCGCGTGCCAGGTCATAATAGTATCCGCCCATTATAACTTGAAGAAAAAAAAGCTTGACTAATAAAATAAATAACAGTGCGGTTACGATAACTGCAATAATATTAATTCTGTTTTTTTGTTCTTTAAATACTCCGTTTTCGCTATATAAAGAAGACATATGGCATATTATTTATCAATAAGGATGAAACGACGATAATGCATTCTTATTTATTTTAACGTTAGATTTAGATTCTAAATAATCTACGTAATAGTCTAAAAATTTCTGTTCCTTCTGAAAAGCGTACATTTCGCTTTCTTTATTGTTAGCTTTAGAAAGTTTGCCCGAAACATATCTCGGAAAAAATACTCTCTGTATTTTAATGACGGCATACCCCGTTTTAACGGGAAATACTTCGTCGATGACGTCTTTACGCCCTGAAGAAAATATAGATTTCAGCATATCGGCATTAAAGCGGTATTTTTTGAAATAAAAAGATTTTATTATTCCGGCTTCGGTAAAAAGAGGAACTGCAACGGTGCCGCCGCCGTATTTTTTTGCAATGCCGGAAAAATCTTTATTGAATAAAATTTCGCTCTTGAGAAACTTGTCCGCTTTGTTTTTTGTTTTAAATACGGCTATTTTAAATGAAACAGACTTGTTTCTTATTTTATAATCGTTTATAAACTGGGTATCGACTACGCTGAAAGATTCTTCTACGACTCTTTTTATATATTCCCTAGTAATTTCGTTTTTGAAATTTTTTTCAAAAGCCGCCGGGGTCATATGGTTATCGAGCATATCGGCCTTAAACAGTTTATCGCTAAACTTCCCGTTTTTTTGAAACGCCGGAGCAGAAGCTATGTTCCTGGCTATGAAACCGTTTGAAACTTCGATGCCGAATACGGGAGCTTTTAATTCTA
The nucleotide sequence above comes from Candidatus Acidulodesulfobacterium acidiphilum. Encoded proteins:
- a CDS encoding nicotinamide-nucleotide amidohydrolase family protein, which codes for MKDIKILVISDDGNFAAAGEIIKELSDVLSVYGLGFKEAVIMPENQDVSISKVVSYMTSEDSFVIICGGIKEGSSLTSEIICSVLKKERTRSKDAADLMALVYESNKKSFDHSAEKACYFPDHSFIVPNQNSGISGFYLTEPVFIAAFPLEPHNAVYMFKNHVLGKMLGKLGINYFVKFRKYKLFGLKEKEFEALFAKLKQVSDVNLTYEYSYGEFIISAAVNGVSTQKLNENIKLIDSKTGGIFKNYLYGYDEDELEVVCSYLLKENEIKISVAESLTGGHISDKLTDLPGASSYFLYGGVVYSNFAKTDILGVDPSIIEKEGAVSEACAEEMAEKVREKTKSDIGIAVTGLAGPGTDGGNYPVGTVFIALSSDKIKESRKYVFSGSRADIKSYTTKMALFWIYRLLNEISGKNMTKI
- a CDS encoding phosphatidylglycerophosphatase A; this translates as MNKMNEFKKNNPFIFAASFFYAGFFPYGPGTAGSVAAFLLYIFLLRFLNPFYYIAVCIIIFITGVYVSSKASKISGLEDPPFVVIDEVLGYLAVMSGLLWMHFDFFHILIYSLLGLLLFRIFDISKPLFIGTIDKKIKGGLGIMLDDVAAALFSVIILRIAIVIIAGI
- the rodA gene encoding rod shape-determining protein RodA translates to MKILNNKYTQNFDFIILFTVIIIFSLGIINLYGSLSIHHKDFFDPYVIKQLVWFVVSILIMALIISIDYNTLIEAAYYIYGFILIFIVIVLVKGRITHGASRWISLGVLSFQPSELMKIALIFALVKYFTTCENKKGYNLRSLIIPFIMILIPVLLIAKEPDLGTSLIVLFIGLIIIFLAGIKRNSMLILAGIILVTGPVLWFRLKSYQKSRILIFLHPAKDYLGAGYNIIQSEIAVGAGRLFGDGFGNGSQSTLDFLPAKHTDFIFSTYMQQFGFIGGLVLIILYFIVIIRGFKIVYRAKKLQGFLLGGGALAIITFHAIINMFMTVGLLPVVGVPLPFFSYGGTSLVVDMSAVAILLNISMRRYKFQS
- the mrdA gene encoding penicillin-binding protein 2, whose protein sequence is MSSLYSENGVFKEQKNRINIIAVIVTALLFILLVKLFFLQVIMGGYYYDLARDNATRVIYLAAPRGDILSSDGKIFVDDESSFNIAVTLSRVKNVRSELKFLAVLMHRNYRHILKKVKKEEFLPPYEPIIIMRNISVKQLSRFEVNKLFLKGFFVAKIPIRHYPYVKMGAQIFGYVGPVSSVQLKEAKYSYLNSSDIIGETGLEYYYQKYLHGKDGEKRIVVNSKGEPIGKVIVKKPEMGANLYTTLDFTLQKLAYKLMKKREGAVIAVNPENGKILAMVSTPSFNPFYFSEGISEKHWSSIIGNDEHPLQNKAIQNAIAPGSTFKAVASLAALSLHIITPKEKIYAGPTFKLGDAVFYNWNPYQNSKINLYKAIAESVDTYYYSIGVRIGIDQLAKYAFKLGLGKKTGIDLPGENPGFIPTKRLVYERYRRHWYKGSTLSAIIGQSYDLVTPIQLVMAYSAIANGGKLYRPYILEKIVSQKGKVLRTMKPKFIRNIDIKKKYLDAVKKGLCEVVSKSYGTAVNARIRGIKFCGKTGTAQVISKTYSIYDIKSVPRKYRDNAWFVGFAPLKNPKIAVVVLDMHAKFLGANAAVIAKKIVEKYLEQKGLWKPSKHHKKSKKNNIPSFIYTSF